A genome region from Amblyraja radiata isolate CabotCenter1 chromosome 32, sAmbRad1.1.pri, whole genome shotgun sequence includes the following:
- the LOC116991060 gene encoding Sjoegren syndrome nuclear autoantigen 1 homolog, whose protein sequence is MKEIVLPGIEELCTKREELNQQILQEEEEKNRLQNDIRLLTEKLAKVNESLARKMATRNEFDRTIAETEAAYMKILESSQTLLTVLKREAGTLNQVNDNS, encoded by the exons atgaagg AGATTGTTCTACCAGGTATTGAGGAATTGTGTACGAAGAGAGAAGAGCTGAACCAGCAAATTCtccaggaagaggaggagaagaaCAGGCTGCAGAACGACATCCGGCTTTTGACAGAGAAACTTGCAAAGGTGAACGAGAGCCTGGCACGCAAGATGGCCACCCGAAACGAATTTGACAGAACGATCGCAGAGACAGAAGCTGCCTATATGAAG ATCCTGGAGAGCTCACAGACTTTGCTGACCGTCCTGAAGCGGGAAGCTGGAACCCTGAATCAGGTCAACGACAACAGCTGA